A genome region from Candidatus Poribacteria bacterium includes the following:
- a CDS encoding LamG domain-containing protein, whose protein sequence is MKVIQSAKAMWIYGTLICISFMIPCLSFAKIDPDAALGIWFFDEGKGGTAKDSSKNGNDGEIVDAQWVDGEFGKALKFDGGGHVAVGDFSDYEDKVSIIALIKTPAAPAWSDIIVGPCGDVILTLRDHKLNFAGQCAQPIPHNTWSKTLLNDDKWHQIAGTYDGKKVNVYVDGELEASNAAAGPFKTGAKYIGSRDDKQEAFTGLIDEIAFFNVALSENDVKAIADSGLSIALGFAAVSAQAKLTTTWANLKIER, encoded by the coding sequence ATGAAAGTCATCCAATCAGCAAAAGCAATGTGGATATATGGAACATTGATCTGTATCAGTTTCATGATTCCATGTCTAAGTTTCGCCAAAATTGATCCGGACGCAGCTTTAGGAATATGGTTTTTTGATGAAGGTAAAGGTGGTACAGCAAAAGATTCTTCCAAAAATGGCAATGACGGCGAGATCGTTGATGCCCAATGGGTTGATGGTGAGTTCGGCAAAGCCCTAAAGTTTGACGGAGGCGGTCATGTTGCTGTCGGCGATTTTTCTGACTATGAGGATAAAGTGTCGATCATCGCTTTGATTAAAACGCCTGCAGCCCCTGCATGGTCTGACATTATCGTGGGGCCCTGCGGCGATGTTATCTTGACCTTAAGGGATCACAAATTAAATTTCGCTGGACAATGTGCACAACCGATCCCACATAATACGTGGTCTAAAACCTTGTTGAACGATGATAAATGGCATCAGATTGCAGGGACTTACGACGGTAAAAAAGTGAATGTCTATGTCGATGGTGAGTTAGAAGCATCTAATGCTGCCGCGGGTCCATTTAAAACGGGAGCTAAGTATATCGGCTCCAGAGATGACAAGCAGGAGGCTTTCACGGGGCTTATTGATGAGATCGCATTTTTCAATGTTGCACTCTCAGAAAATGATGTGAAAGCGATTGCAGACAGTGGGTTATCTATTGCCCTTGGCTTTGCAGCGGTTTCTGCTCAAGCAAAATTGACCACGACTTGGGCGAATTTAAAAATAGAACGGTAA
- a CDS encoding DUF5916 domain-containing protein: MMSHFTIDFEFQQYWRKVGILTLLWMSMLSIPIRVDAQTQTERELPRMSAQRISDQIKIDGVLDEPIWQNVEPIRQLYQIQPDQGDPATEQSEIRILYDDKKLYFGFIFFDSEMDKIVANDMRRDSSGLRSNDYGFLLLDTYNDRRNAVFFRFTPVGGMEDTAVSNSGGSLNTSWDIVWECRCRINNDNWTVEIAIPFSQLRFEKSEVMSWGLNFGREIARKREIAAWNEAPKTYGGLAKYRTAYFGTLEGLEGISPSRHLELLSYLLPGASYTSGVEGSEGGLNLDIKYGEAQIHRGSAFAFLKGGLDLKYGVTPNLTADLTINTDFAQVEADQEQVNLTRFSLFFPEQRPFFLEGASIFDVGIPRPSFRRPPPLLLFYSRRIGLAKGHAIPILGGGKMTGKIGPYGIGILNVLTNKFKDDEFQIGQPPADEPRTNYSVIRVKRDILEGSTVGGIFINKQDVDAYNRTAGLDFSYRPTREINIDGLWSLTAGNSNASFTDDDWLTNLFHSSAFFFGGDWRTNLFRVNGSYTDIGEDFNPEVGYIQRRDVRRFRGGGSYTPWPGKFGIREIQIGPEIDLVLTQENELETQEITFDTQFEFETGDDIGFEVKNTTEHLDVGFYLQGERIPADDYSFTSFQISIRTSSSRMIGARMQVELGEFYSGTRRGFSIDATARPNAKLSIEPFIEFNRITLPDEEFDANAFGGRISYSFSTTLFTKLFTQWSTDRDVFSANFLVNYIYRPGSDFYLVFDQNYDTRDGGIKLLGWTVVGKMTYWWHP, translated from the coding sequence ATGATGTCACACTTTACCATTGATTTTGAGTTTCAACAATATTGGCGAAAGGTGGGAATTTTAACGCTACTGTGGATGAGCATGCTGTCCATTCCTATCAGGGTGGATGCACAGACACAGACAGAACGAGAGTTACCACGTATGTCAGCGCAGCGTATTTCTGACCAAATTAAGATTGATGGTGTGCTTGATGAACCTATCTGGCAAAACGTGGAACCGATCCGTCAGTTATACCAAATCCAACCCGATCAAGGTGATCCAGCAACAGAACAATCCGAGATACGCATTCTTTATGATGACAAAAAGTTGTACTTCGGGTTTATCTTTTTCGATTCAGAGATGGACAAGATCGTCGCTAACGACATGCGGCGGGATTCTTCAGGTTTGCGTTCCAACGATTACGGGTTCCTGCTGTTAGATACCTACAATGACCGCCGCAACGCCGTTTTTTTTCGATTTACTCCGGTCGGTGGAATGGAAGACACAGCGGTCTCTAACAGTGGTGGTAGCCTCAATACAAGTTGGGATATTGTTTGGGAGTGCCGTTGTAGAATCAATAACGACAATTGGACAGTGGAAATCGCGATTCCGTTCAGCCAACTCCGCTTTGAAAAAAGTGAAGTCATGAGCTGGGGATTAAATTTCGGGCGTGAAATTGCACGAAAACGAGAAATTGCGGCATGGAATGAAGCACCCAAAACCTACGGCGGACTGGCAAAGTATCGCACTGCCTATTTCGGCACACTTGAAGGGTTAGAGGGAATTTCTCCATCAAGGCATCTGGAATTGCTATCGTATCTACTGCCCGGAGCAAGTTATACATCGGGAGTTGAGGGAAGTGAAGGTGGCTTGAACCTGGATATTAAGTACGGCGAAGCTCAGATCCATCGTGGCAGCGCGTTCGCGTTTCTTAAGGGGGGCTTGGATCTTAAATACGGGGTAACTCCGAACTTGACTGCTGATTTGACTATTAACACCGATTTCGCTCAAGTAGAAGCGGATCAGGAACAAGTAAACCTCACCCGTTTTAGTCTCTTCTTCCCTGAGCAGCGTCCGTTCTTTTTAGAAGGTGCCAGTATCTTTGATGTCGGGATTCCACGTCCAAGTTTCCGTAGACCACCACCTTTACTGCTCTTTTACAGCCGCCGTATTGGACTCGCAAAAGGACACGCAATCCCGATTCTCGGCGGCGGCAAAATGACTGGAAAAATCGGACCCTACGGTATAGGGATTCTGAATGTATTGACGAACAAGTTTAAGGATGATGAATTTCAGATAGGTCAACCCCCTGCCGATGAACCACGGACAAATTACTCGGTGATACGGGTGAAGCGGGACATCTTAGAGGGTTCAACTGTTGGCGGTATCTTTATCAATAAGCAGGACGTTGATGCATATAATCGCACAGCAGGACTTGACTTTTCCTATCGTCCGACGCGAGAAATTAATATCGATGGGTTGTGGTCACTCACCGCTGGAAATAGCAATGCTTCCTTTACAGATGATGATTGGCTGACCAACCTGTTTCACTCCTCTGCTTTCTTCTTTGGAGGCGATTGGCGCACGAATCTTTTTAGAGTCAACGGTTCATACACAGACATCGGCGAGGATTTCAATCCGGAAGTCGGTTATATTCAACGTAGAGATGTCCGTCGCTTTCGCGGTGGTGGGAGTTATACACCTTGGCCCGGCAAATTTGGCATTCGTGAGATTCAGATTGGACCGGAGATCGATCTCGTGCTGACCCAAGAGAATGAGTTGGAAACCCAAGAAATAACCTTTGACACGCAATTTGAGTTTGAAACGGGGGACGATATCGGGTTTGAAGTCAAGAATACAACCGAACATTTGGATGTAGGGTTTTACCTGCAAGGAGAGAGAATTCCAGCCGACGATTACAGTTTTACATCGTTTCAAATCTCAATACGAACGAGCAGCAGTCGGATGATTGGTGCACGAATGCAAGTGGAACTCGGTGAGTTTTATAGCGGTACAAGACGCGGATTTTCAATAGACGCAACTGCTAGACCGAATGCTAAGCTGAGTATAGAACCGTTTATCGAGTTTAATCGAATTACACTACCCGATGAAGAATTCGATGCCAACGCCTTCGGGGGTCGTATTAGTTATTCCTTTTCAACGACACTCTTCACGAAGTTGTTTACGCAATGGAGCACCGATAGGGATGTGTTCTCCGCCAACTTTTTGGTGAATTACATCTATCGTCCCGGCAGCGATTTCTATCTCGTCTTTGACCAAAATTATGATACCCGTGATGGCGGCATCAAACTTCTCGGTTGGACTGTCGTTGGGAAAATGACGTATTGGTGGCATCCGTAA
- a CDS encoding DUF3500 domain-containing protein, translating into MFRKILLTLIVMSAAGIVALTITILDAQTVEKEKTTEGIAEISTKPSIVALANAMKNFRASLDSALLADASFPLGHKESYSWTNTPPGRNDDRGGIRFDALSIDQLTRFYEVLSVFLSDDGYTKVSLITKETEAHISNISPSFWASNPYYIALFGNPETDGSWGFQLDGHHLALNFLVHGDAVLIVPAFIGTRPATVNGTQVLGNERGNAFALLNSLDENQRTKAIQTGRRGLQVGPGRSTDPFLNHDYSEFVEDGLKASEMNAPQKEHLRNLIKTYVYNLETEFADIWMADIDAGLDDTYFVWIGGTAINDPIYYRVFNPAVWIEFNHESGLDHIHTITRAPNGNDYGIFALNRGPKTLLEHYASADHHKTMLQLFDYHIGSLQDANNKETPY; encoded by the coding sequence ATGTTCCGTAAAATTTTACTCACTTTGATTGTGATGTCAGCGGCGGGTATCGTAGCACTTACAATCACTATCCTCGATGCACAAACCGTTGAAAAAGAAAAAACGACAGAAGGGATTGCCGAGATCTCTACAAAACCTTCTATTGTCGCTTTGGCAAATGCGATGAAAAATTTTCGGGCATCGTTAGACAGCGCACTCCTTGCGGATGCATCTTTCCCACTCGGGCATAAAGAATCTTATTCGTGGACGAATACACCACCCGGTAGGAACGATGATCGCGGTGGTATTCGCTTCGATGCGTTATCCATAGATCAGTTGACGCGCTTCTATGAAGTTTTGAGTGTATTCTTGAGTGACGATGGTTATACCAAAGTCTCTCTCATTACAAAAGAGACTGAAGCGCATATCAGCAACATCAGCCCCAGTTTCTGGGCATCAAACCCTTATTACATCGCTCTATTTGGAAATCCAGAGACTGACGGTTCATGGGGATTTCAGTTGGACGGTCATCACTTGGCACTCAATTTTTTGGTACACGGCGATGCCGTCTTGATTGTCCCTGCCTTCATCGGCACTCGACCCGCAACTGTCAACGGTACCCAAGTCCTCGGAAATGAAAGAGGAAACGCCTTCGCTTTACTCAACAGTCTCGACGAGAACCAGAGAACGAAAGCAATTCAAACCGGTCGTCGAGGACTTCAAGTCGGGCCTGGCAGATCAACCGATCCATTCCTGAATCACGATTATTCCGAATTTGTGGAAGACGGCTTGAAGGCATCAGAGATGAACGCGCCCCAAAAAGAGCACCTTCGGAATCTTATCAAGACTTACGTCTACAATCTTGAAACCGAGTTTGCAGACATCTGGATGGCGGATATCGATGCCGGACTTGACGATACCTATTTCGTCTGGATCGGCGGCACCGCCATCAATGATCCAATCTACTACCGTGTTTTCAACCCTGCCGTCTGGATTGAATTTAACCATGAGAGCGGTTTAGACCATATCCATACGATTACCCGCGCCCCTAATGGGAACGACTACGGCATTTTCGCCTTAAATCGTGGTCCCAAGACACTATTGGAGCACTACGCTTCCGCCGATCATCACAAAACGATGCTTCAGTTGTTCGATTATCACATTGGTAGTCTACAAGACGCGAATAATAAGGAGACACCATATTGA
- a CDS encoding chorismate pyruvate-lyase family protein: MKTNTPDQPETFVNTRMKSLFVAQDKKPATLRKINLARLTPFQRGLLVMDGTVTRFIEAYTFAPVKVVLLQQKKQILSTEHPWLQLPAGEEVISRQVILQTPVQKKLAPIIHTYADSLIVSKRLPRSILDGLESNTQGLGTLLQHSGLETRRELLWCGIETLIDLPPAIAHLEGDSFISRTYLVLTNQEPLILINEKFPFE; encoded by the coding sequence ATGAAAACAAACACACCTGACCAACCGGAAACCTTTGTTAACACACGCATGAAATCACTCTTCGTCGCACAAGACAAGAAACCTGCAACTTTAAGAAAAATCAATCTGGCACGCCTCACACCATTCCAACGAGGGTTACTGGTTATGGACGGGACGGTTACGCGATTTATTGAAGCGTATACGTTCGCACCGGTGAAGGTTGTGCTGCTACAGCAAAAGAAACAGATACTCTCCACTGAACATCCTTGGCTTCAACTACCTGCCGGTGAAGAAGTTATCTCACGACAGGTAATACTCCAAACCCCCGTACAAAAGAAATTAGCTCCGATAATTCATACCTATGCAGACTCGCTAATTGTATCGAAACGTCTGCCAAGATCCATTTTGGATGGCTTGGAATCCAATACACAAGGGTTAGGGACGCTTTTGCAGCACAGCGGTTTAGAAACTCGGCGTGAACTGCTCTGGTGTGGTATTGAGACTTTAATCGATTTACCACCTGCTATCGCACACCTTGAGGGTGACTCCTTTATCAGTCGTACCTACTTGGTGCTCACGAATCAAGAACCGCTCATACTGATTAATGAGAAATTCCCATTTGAATAG